GCGCACGGCGCTCGCGCTCTCGGGCACGTGGGCGCTCGGGCTCGGATCGCTCGGCTTCTTCCTTCCCTACTTCACGCTGTACCTGACCGAGAACGCGGGGCTCCGCGGCGCGCAGGCCGGCGCGATCACGGCGCTGCTCCCGCTGATGGGGCTCGTCGCACAGCCCGTGTGGGGCCAGATCGCGGATCGCACGGGGCGCCGCGCGCGCGTCGTCGCGGCGATCTGCATCGGCGCCGCCGCCGCGAACCTCGCGCTCGGCGCGCAGTCGACCTTCGCGGGCTTCGCGCTCGCGACGGCCGCGCTCGCGCTGTTCGTCACGTCGTTCGGCGCGATGACGCTCGCGGCGAGCATCTCGGCGCTCGGCGCGGCGGGCGCTCGCGGGCTCGGCCGCGTGCGCGTGTGGGGGACGCTCGGGTTCGGCGCGGCGGCGCTCTCGGTGCCGCCGCTCCTGCGCGCGCTCGACGGCGCGGGCCTCGCGCCCGGCGTCGAGGCTCCGGGCGCGAGCGCGCCGGCACTCGGTGCGATCTACCCGGCCGCGTCGCTGTGGCGCGCGTGCGCGGCGGCCGCGGCACTCGCGGTGCCCGAGGCGCGCGGCGGCGCGCTGCGCGCCGAGCGCGGCGAGTGGCGCGCGCTCGCGCGCGACGGGCGCTTCGCGCGCGCGCTCGCCTTCGTGTTCCTCGCCTATCTCTCGATGCAGGGGCCCATGCAGATGTTCCCGCTGCTCGTGCGCTCGCACGGCGGCGGCGTCGACGCGATCGCGCGCATGTGGCTCGTGATGATCGCGCTCGAGGCGCCGCTCATGTTCGTGCTCGGCCGCAGCGTCGACCGCTTCTCGGCGCGCGGCATCGTCGCGATCGGCATCGTCGCCTCGGCGGTGCGCTGGCTCGTGAGCGGCGCGACCGACGACCTGCGCGTGCTGACGGCCGTGCAGGCGCTGCACGGCGTGACGGTGTGGGGCGTCATGATGGGCATGCCGCTCTACGTCGACGCGCTCGTGCCCGAGCGGCTGCGCGCGACGGGGCAGTCCGCCGTCGGCCTCGCCGGCTCGTGTCTCGGCGCGGTGGCGTCGAACCTCGTCGCGGGCTGGCTCGTCGACGCGGGCGGCGGCCGCGCGCCGGCGCTCGCCGGCGGCGCGCTCGCGCTCGCCTGCGCGCTGCTCCTGCCCGTGCTGCTGCCGCGTCCGCCGCGCACCGCCGCGTGACGGGGCGCGCGCCGCGCGGCGTCTACTCGCCCGTGAAGTGCGGCTTGCGCTTCTCGAGGAAGGCGCGCGGCCCCTCGATCGCGTCCTTGCTCGCGAAGACCTTCGTCCCGATCGGCATCTCGATCTCGAACGCCTTCGCCTCGGGCAGGCCGTAGGTCTCGCGGATCGAGCGAAGGATGGCCTTCACGGCGACGGGCCCGTTCTCGGC
This region of Myxococcota bacterium genomic DNA includes:
- a CDS encoding MFS transporter, yielding RTALALSGTWALGLGSLGFFLPYFTLYLTENAGLRGAQAGAITALLPLMGLVAQPVWGQIADRTGRRARVVAAICIGAAAANLALGAQSTFAGFALATAALALFVTSFGAMTLAASISALGAAGARGLGRVRVWGTLGFGAAALSVPPLLRALDGAGLAPGVEAPGASAPALGAIYPAASLWRACAAAAALAVPEARGGALRAERGEWRALARDGRFARALAFVFLAYLSMQGPMQMFPLLVRSHGGGVDAIARMWLVMIALEAPLMFVLGRSVDRFSARGIVAIGIVASAVRWLVSGATDDLRVLTAVQALHGVTVWGVMMGMPLYVDALVPERLRATGQSAVGLAGSCLGAVASNLVAGWLVDAGGGRAPALAGGALALACALLLPVLLPRPPRTAA